The Raphanus sativus cultivar WK10039 chromosome 6, ASM80110v3, whole genome shotgun sequence sequence GACTTCATTAGTTTTAtatcagtttttatttattcttttagaTTTACTTCCACAAACTATATTTCAATTACACAAAACAAATAACATAAgttttaaaatactttgaaGCTTACTTTATTTATGTATCTGTACTTTCATTGAATCTCTTAACATGAATAATCTGTAATGTATGTGTTTATGATTTTACCTTTCTAATAtccatatattaaaattgtaatttatttaagttttctCACCCTGCGCAAAGCGCAGGTTATCACCTAGTtggtaattaaaagaaatgcacaaaaaaatattagaatcttaaataatataataaaaaccgacaagcttaccaagcgatcccccagactggctaaagattgagcacccaagttatggacgtacatgcccttccccttacggtcgctcttgcggttggtggagttggtggaagaAGTTGCTCTCACTTCGTTCTTACTCTAATGCACACCCAACTCCCGCCAGACCGTCGGGTCCATCCCCTttggaacctttaaaaaaaattgttaaataaataaaaaaatattttaaaaaattaaaaaattgtttcataaataaaaacaaaccttgtttatttcccacttcttcttccacgagtgcatctgcttcccatagttgtccataactttatggacgaagtggtaatagataaacaacgtatcatcggcattccagttgaattgttgctgaaaataaaacacaattagtagaaaattaatattaaagattaaaaaaataagtaaaaaatagaatacttaccgcaaactgttgAAACCACATATGCTGCTTCTCGAGAGGGAAGTCGGTGAAAGTCGGATGTCCATTCTCGAGGGACGAGTACATCATACTGTTGATCCATCCGCTGATCCCGTTCCCGGATCGGTCGaacctaataaaaagaattaattatttaaaatgaatcaaatttaatgaaaaaaaaataggtttaattaCCATGTCTGACCCCGTCCGCGTGGATACTgagtgagatatggaagatggtcacgacccggctgtcgaacaaactccgcaactctcagaagtgtcggatgagcaggagcaggagcaggagcaggagtggGTGCCACACCGGGAGCGGGAGGAGAATGAGAGGGAAATGGAGAGGGAGATGTCTCGTAGGAGCTGTAGGGCGATGCGGAACCCGAAATAGAGCCGCTCCCCGAaccaccacgaccacgacgCTGTCGAGAGCGGGTCTGTTCCTCTTGAgacctttatataaataaattttatttaatatatacaattatttatttaatttgttaatatattaaaattgtttaataataacaaaaaaatgtttaaatatataaaaaatagtttaaatattttaataaattattaaatgattacaaaaaaagttttaatatttaaaaattgtttaataattacaaaaaagttttaatatattaaaaatggtttaataattacaaaaatagttttagtatattaaaaatagtttaataaataaaaaatagttttaatatataaaaatatttttaaaaatcaaaaaacgttttaaaaatcaaaaaaacgttttaaaaaatgaaaaaacgtttaaaaaaatcaaaaaacgttttaaaaaatcaaaaatacgttttaaaaaatcaaaaacgttttttaaaaatcaaaaaaaacgttttaaaaaatcaaaaatacgttttaaaaaatcaaaaaacgtttttaaaaatcaaaaaaacgttttaaaaaaatcaaaaacacaaaataaatcaaaaaaaaatatataccaacaatccaaacaacaatTCAAACATGCaaatcctaaactatccattcaatcctagaattttctatctaacaacctaaatttcgagatctatgaagagaggaagagaagagatgaattACTTACatgggaagagaggagaggaagagaggagaggaaggaggccgagaggaagagaggagaggagaggagatccgtggaggaagagaaaagagaggagaggagccgcgaggaagagagaggagaggagaaggaggagccgcgagagaggaagagaagaaatcgagaaggagagaaatggggaagaaaagaatgaaaacctaatttatgaggggtccgacggacagcgtccgtcgaaatttcctcacaatttTTAATgtggtcgtcgaaatttcctcgaaattctctTATTTGCGGCTAGGGTTGCCTGGTTAATGAAAAATAGTCTGAGGAAAAcattcctcgaaatttcctcacaatattgtgaggaagtTTCGAGGAAtgagggtttggggttttgaaaacatcgattttttcccctatgtcatttcttatacaagtgtaattcataataatgaggtttctttgtatagatgatcataaacaatgaaataacacaattacaaaaattattgtaagtatttcctttaacgtttattaaaatgtataagtgtttatcttatgttgtgtggttttcgtctcaatccgcaaaacattgttttcgggttaaaaccctaaagtttgacTTTATAATCTGgctaagacacttaatgaaggttatatacgtgttattcaatccgcaaaacgttgttttcggtttaaaaccccctgttcctcgaaattccctcgaaatattgtgagggaatttcgaggaacaacCAAAAAAATTTTCGAGGTCCTCGatatttcctcgaaatatttcgagggaatttcgaggaagcacaaaaaaatttatgtgCCCTCGAAacttcctcgaaatatttcgaggaattttcgaggaaacaaggtgttttaaatcaaacccctaaaattatcttggtcgtcgaaatttcctcgaaatatttcgagggaatttcgaggaacaaggTGTTTTCAATCAAACCCCTAAACCGTTAAGGGtcattccgaggaaatttcgaggaaaccctaacttccctcgaaatttcctcgaaatacatttaaaaaaaaaaaaaaactactctgATTCCGACTCATCATCAGcagatgaatctgaatctggatcttggtgaaactctccaatAACTGGTTCATCCTATGCGTGAACGACGGCTTCCTCTGCgaagtcggtgaaatctactacAAGGCCAACTCCTGCTACATCTTCTGCTGCACTTAAGCTACTGGATGTAATTGGTTGTAGTGGGTCTTCCAGCTCAGAACTCCCCTGAACTCGGCCTCTCGGGTTGAGTCTGGTAACAGTAacccatggatcatctctgttTCTTATCCGGGGGTACttgatataacaaacctgtaacattttaaaatttttagtacaagtttaaattattacacATGATGACCAATCATTCTGAATAATTAACATTTACTTACTTGATCGgcctgagaagcaagaatgaaaggatcataatattgcaGCTTTCGTCTCGAATTAACTGATGTAACACCAAATGCATCTGTTCTCACACCTCGATCTGGAGTGATGTCGTGCCAATCACAATAAAAAACAGTACAGCGCAATCCAAGCAAGCCCAAATACTTGATTTCCAAAATCTCATGTATGTGTCCGTAGTATACATCATCTCCCGATGCAGAACAAACGCCAGCATCATAGGTCGTACGCGAACGTTTTGTCTTTTCagttgtgaatgcatatcctcgagtacaaaatctcggatatgacttcacaacatagtttggtccaaccaccatctcgcgtatccaatcgtcaaatgtttcacctctggccaaaccagcagacacctattaatagcacatatatatgagtataaatatgtgataaatgattttttaatttgtttaaggcactcacataagtaaacatccatccagcaaattctCTTTGCTTCATTTCTTCTAGTTCTGCCTCTGTAGCGTATCTATATTCGAACCGCTTTTCTGCCATGAAAATCCTGTGATGgacaaaaatgtaattaattaagatataaatgtaaatttgttaaaataaaattttgaaaatgaagcCAGCTTTTGGGAAATGTGACTCATACGAATGGGTCCACACCAAGTGGGGAGCATACTCTGTGAAGTCGGGTTACTGGATGGCTTGCTCTCTTGACAAGTCTGAGGTGCGAAGATTGGCTCAGAGCCAACCATCGATCAATGGCTTGCGCAGCAAGGTTTGGAAGATTGAAACAACTCCAAAGATTAAAATTTTCCTATGGAAAGCTCTGTCTAATGCATTAGGTGTTGCTGAAGAATGCATAGCAAGAGGAATGAAAGTTGATCCTAGGTGTCAAAAatgtggagaagaaggtgaGTCTATTAATCATGTCTTGTTTACTTGCCCGGTGGCTCGCTTGGTGTGGGCGAACTCTGGTGTACCTTTTCCTAGAAGAGGTTTCGAGCACTGCTCTTTATATGAGAACTTCAGTTATCTGATGTCTTTGGGGAAAGATAAGAGGGTTCCAAAGGAGAGTAGCAGGTTGTTTCCTTGGGTGTTATGGATGCTGTGGAAGAATAAGAATGTTTTTATCTTTCAAGGAAAAGATTTTGATGCAGTGGAAACGGTTTCAAAGTGCAGAGAGGACTCTAGACGCTGGTTTGATGCTATGGTGGCGTCAGCTAGAGAAATTCGGGAGAAGAACTGTAAAGTCAGGAAAGCAGAGCATTGGAAGGCGCCAGAGAGTGGTAGAGTCAAGTGCAACATTGGGCTGTCGTGGATAAAAAATACAAAGGTGGCTGGTGTGAGCTGGATTGTTAGAAGCAGTGATGGTGTAACTTTACTTCATAGCAGGAGAGCTTTCCTCGGAGTCCCGTCGCTGTTGGAAGCTCGGAGACTGGCTTTGATTTGGGCGACAGAGAGTATGTGTGCTCATAGAATCCTGAAGGTCTCTTTTGAAATGGAAGACTCGGAAGTTGTTGGGGTGGTTAACAGACCGAAGGCTTAGCCTGCATTGCATTACGAGCGTATGGCGAGGAAATAAGAGAGGTTCTTGGTCAGATTAGTGATTGGGAGGTTTTGACGGTGCGTCGAGGTGCGAACAAACCGGCTTTCTTGATTGCTCGTAGCGTAACAAAGGAAAGGAGAATACAGTCGTATGTGGCGCAGGGTGATCCGGTTTGGCTCAGAGGTTTACTTGCAGAAGAAGCGACGAGGTCAAGGGCTGTTTAGTTGATTATTTGCGACAAGTCAAAAGGTGGAGGGTTTTGTCCTTGCGGTTTGGTTTGCTGGTGTTTGGTTTGAAACTGTGACTTTAGGTCGAGTTTCTTGGTGTAGGGCGTTTGTTTCCCCTCTATTGTGTTTCTCGTtctgttttctggttttggttACTTTACGATGTCCAAACGTATTATTTctcagagttaaaaaaaaaagataataaacttacctctcatattgaagaacatcttcgcagttggtgagcaaatatgtttgcaaatgactgcgctcctgctcagtaagtcgacggtcctttgattttccgctaagtcgtccaacatctgtgaaaatgtcaggaaccgtaacatggtatattgcccgttcgcctctatcatcatgcCGAGCAGGTCTTCTGTTTTTGGTCTGAACTTCTGCTGGAAAGTAGTATTCAGtaaagtttgaaatttcttcattgatcatctgtgcgactatagaaccttccaccctacttagatttttcaccattttcttcaaatggaacatatagcgctcatacagatacatctatctatactgcacaggaccaccaagttccaattctcttgccaagtgaataacaagatgctccataacatcaaaaaatgagggaggaaatatcttctcaaggttgcactgaatcacagctatgttagtcttcagattttcaataccttcaagagtcactgatctggcgcataaatcgcggaagaaagcacttatccctgcaattgcttcataaacatttcgtggtaatagttccttgaaagcaaacggaagtaagcgctgcatcaacacatgacaatcgtgactttttaaaccaataaactttccttcctttctgt is a genomic window containing:
- the LOC130494621 gene encoding uncharacterized protein LOC130494621 → MAEKRFEYRYATEAELEEMKQREFAGWMFTYVSAGLARGETFDDWIREMVVGPNYVVKSYPRFCTRGYAFTTEKTKRSRTTYDAGVCSASGDDVYYGHIHEILEIKYLGLLGLRCTVFYCDWHDITPDRGVRTDAFGVTSVNSRRKLQYYDPFILASQADQVCYIKYPRIRNRDDPWVTVTRLNPRGRVQGSSELEDPLQPITSSSLSAAEDVAGVGLVVDFTDFAEEAVVHA